The following are from one region of the Arachis duranensis cultivar V14167 chromosome 10, aradu.V14167.gnm2.J7QH, whole genome shotgun sequence genome:
- the LOC107470859 gene encoding uncharacterized mitochondrial protein AtMg00310-like gives MGWKRSLLSSGGRHTLLRVVGEAIPIYTLSCFKLPDTLLTEIHSMLSQFWWGQKGAEQRMVWIKWDTMTRPKKDGGLGIKDLRAQNLALLGKQYWCLMKYLNSTLSRMFKAKYFRYTDFLHAEIGSISSWGWRSVLEGRKIIEKGLLWKIGFGANVRIFHDPWLPPPLPFNVPQAVVTIPPNL, from the coding sequence ATGGGTTGGAAAAGAAGTTTATTATCCTCAGGTGGCAGGCATACGCTATTGAGAGTGGTGGGGGAAGCGATTCCTATTTACACACTCTCTTGTTTCAAGCTCCCGGACACGCTGTTAACTGAGATTCATAGCATGCTCTCGCAATTTTGGTGGGGTCAAAAAGGCGCAGAACAAAGAATGGTTTGGATTAAATGGGACACAATGACGAGACCAAAGAAAGATGGAGGGTTGGGGATCAAAGATCTAAGGGCACAAAATTTGGCCTTATTGGGCAAACAATATTGGTGTCTAATGAAATACCTTAACTCTACACTATCAAGAATGTTCAAAGCTAAATATTTCAGATATACAGATTTCTTACATGCAGAGATAGGAAGCATATCGTCATGGGGCTGGAGAAGTGTCCTTGAAGGCCGCAAGATTATTGAGAAAGGCTTGTTATGGAAAATAGGCTTTGGTGCTAATGTCCGCATCTTCCATGATCCCTGGCTCCCACCACCATTGCCCTTTAATGTCCCTCAAGCTGTAGTGACAATCCCACCGAATCTATAA